A window from Geothermobacter ehrlichii encodes these proteins:
- a CDS encoding SLC13 family permease — protein sequence MEIVLVLLILAGAILLYATEWLRMDLVSLLVLLAVGLTGLVTPNEAFSGFSNPAVITVAAMFVLSAGLNQTGALAPLGERLLKVAGRSEMHMIAAIMLVSAFFSAFINNIGATAMLMPLVTATAQKGKISPSKLLIPLAFGSLLGGVCTLIGTPPNILVNELMREHTGTGFGMFAFTPLGLLLLAGGILFMLLAGRHLLPDRKAGSLTEAYQVKNYISEVAILPASPLVGMTIAASGIERDFNLRVRALLRGRQKFPFPHRNRKLKAGDVLFLEGDSSGILRVREKKGIQLVQEAEHPVSDVGKRDEVVVVEAALTPTSEMVGKTLRDVRFADTHGLTVLAIWRKGAPVLRKVDHVALRFGDVLLLQGTRERAIHLGRDHGFLLLGDVDRMPFRPRRGPTAILILLGVVISVSVGLMPIMLAATLGALLMVLLRCLSVKDAYEAIDWSIIVLIAGTLPLGIAMERSGTARMLAEQLLGLLGPLGPWAVLSGLFLITFLLTAMMSNAATAVLIAPIAFETATKLAVSPHPFYMAVAVAASASFLTPISHQSNALVMGPGGYRFVDYLKVGTPLNLLIWLLASLGIPVFFPFS from the coding sequence ATGGAAATCGTCCTGGTCCTGCTCATTCTCGCCGGCGCCATCCTGCTCTATGCCACCGAATGGCTGCGCATGGATCTGGTCAGCCTGCTGGTCCTGCTCGCCGTCGGCCTAACCGGACTGGTCACCCCGAACGAGGCCTTTTCCGGCTTTTCCAATCCCGCCGTCATCACCGTCGCCGCCATGTTCGTCCTCTCGGCGGGCCTGAACCAGACCGGGGCCCTGGCGCCCCTCGGCGAGCGGCTGCTGAAGGTGGCCGGCCGCTCGGAAATGCACATGATTGCCGCCATCATGCTGGTCAGCGCCTTCTTCTCCGCCTTCATCAACAACATCGGCGCCACCGCCATGCTCATGCCGCTGGTTACCGCCACCGCCCAGAAAGGAAAGATCAGCCCCTCGAAGCTGCTGATTCCACTGGCCTTCGGCTCCCTGCTCGGCGGCGTCTGCACCCTGATCGGCACCCCGCCCAACATCCTGGTCAACGAGCTGATGCGCGAACACACCGGCACCGGGTTCGGCATGTTCGCCTTCACCCCGCTGGGACTGCTGCTGCTGGCCGGCGGCATCCTCTTCATGCTGCTGGCCGGTCGCCATCTTCTGCCCGACCGCAAGGCCGGCTCGCTCACCGAAGCCTACCAGGTCAAGAACTACATCAGCGAAGTGGCCATCCTCCCCGCCTCGCCCCTGGTGGGCATGACCATCGCTGCCAGCGGCATCGAACGGGATTTCAACCTGCGCGTCCGCGCCTTGCTGCGCGGGAGGCAGAAATTCCCCTTCCCGCACCGCAACCGCAAATTGAAGGCGGGGGACGTCCTCTTTCTCGAGGGCGATTCGAGCGGCATCCTGCGGGTGCGGGAGAAGAAGGGCATCCAGCTGGTGCAGGAAGCCGAACATCCGGTCAGCGACGTCGGCAAGCGGGACGAGGTGGTGGTCGTGGAAGCGGCCCTGACCCCGACCTCGGAAATGGTCGGCAAGACCCTGCGCGACGTGCGCTTTGCCGATACCCACGGGCTGACAGTGCTGGCCATCTGGCGCAAGGGTGCCCCGGTGCTGCGCAAGGTCGACCATGTCGCCCTGCGCTTCGGCGACGTACTACTGTTGCAGGGAACGCGGGAACGGGCCATCCATCTTGGCCGCGACCACGGGTTTTTGCTGCTCGGCGATGTCGACCGGATGCCCTTCCGCCCGCGTCGCGGGCCGACTGCAATCCTGATCCTGCTCGGGGTGGTCATCAGCGTCTCCGTCGGGCTGATGCCGATCATGCTGGCGGCCACCCTCGGGGCACTGCTGATGGTCCTGTTGCGTTGCCTGAGCGTCAAGGATGCCTACGAGGCGATCGACTGGTCGATCATCGTCCTCATCGCCGGCACGCTGCCGCTGGGCATCGCCATGGAACGCAGCGGCACCGCCCGCATGCTGGCCGAACAGCTCCTCGGTCTGCTCGGTCCGCTGGGCCCCTGGGCGGTTCTCTCCGGCCTCTTTCTGATCACCTTCCTGCTGACGGCGATGATGAGCAACGCCGCCACCGCCGTGCTCATCGCTCCCATCGCCTTCGAGACGGCGACCAAACTGGCCGTCAGCCCCCATCCCTTCTACATGGCCGTCGCAGTCGCCGCCTCGGCCAGCTTTCTCACCCCGATCAGCCACCAGTCAAACGCCCTGGTCATGGGGCCGGGCGGCTACCGATTCGTCGACTACCTGAAAGTGGGGACGCCGCTCAACCTGCTGATCTGGCTGCTCGCC
- a CDS encoding thiazole synthase: MSDLLTIAGRSFRSRLMVGTGKFSSSSAMVAALEASGAEIVTVALRRVDLHNPQDDMLAHIDRQKYLLLPNTSGARDAEEAVRLARLARAAGCEPWVKLEVTPDPYYLLPDPVETLKAAEILVREGFTVLPYINADPVLAKHLQEAGTATVMPLGAPIGTNRGVRTRDQLAIIIEQAIVPVVVDAGLGAPSHAAEAMELGADAVLVNTALAVARDPGAMGAAFRKAVEAGREGYLAGLGEERSQAEASSPLTGFLRNED, from the coding sequence ATGTCTGATCTGCTGACAATTGCCGGACGCAGCTTCCGGTCCCGACTCATGGTCGGCACCGGCAAGTTCAGCTCCAGCTCCGCCATGGTTGCCGCCCTCGAGGCCTCCGGCGCCGAAATCGTCACCGTCGCCCTGCGGCGCGTCGACCTGCACAACCCCCAGGACGACATGCTGGCGCATATCGACCGGCAGAAATATCTGCTGCTGCCCAACACCAGCGGTGCCCGCGACGCCGAAGAGGCGGTGCGCCTGGCGCGCCTGGCGCGCGCCGCCGGCTGCGAGCCCTGGGTCAAGCTGGAAGTCACGCCCGACCCCTACTACCTGCTGCCCGACCCGGTCGAAACCCTGAAGGCGGCGGAGATCCTGGTCCGGGAAGGCTTCACCGTCCTGCCCTACATCAACGCCGATCCAGTCCTCGCCAAGCACCTGCAGGAAGCGGGGACGGCCACGGTCATGCCGCTCGGAGCCCCCATCGGAACCAACCGTGGGGTGCGCACCCGCGACCAGCTCGCCATCATCATCGAGCAGGCCATCGTGCCGGTGGTGGTCGACGCCGGCCTCGGCGCCCCGAGCCACGCCGCCGAGGCGATGGAACTCGGCGCCGACGCCGTGCTGGTCAACACCGCCCTGGCGGTGGCCCGCGACCCGGGCGCCATGGGCGCCGCCTTCAGAAAGGCAGTGGAAGCCGGCCGCGAGGGCTACCTGGCCGGACTTGGCGAAGAACGCAGTCAGGCCGAAGCCAGCAGCCCGCTGACCGGGTTTCTGCGCAACGAGGATTGA
- the thiF gene encoding sulfur carrier protein ThiS adenylyltransferase ThiF, with translation MKVFVNERPVDTEAASIFALRDQLKPDADIVIRNGFPVDSDAPLREGDRVVLIRRGEIPPAEELEALLVARHTPGVHERVKKACVGIAGVGGLGSAVAVALARLGVGRLILADFDIVEPSNLNRQQYFIDQLGLPKVQAMEQNLRRINPYVAIEGHQVRLTAKNVPQIFGQADVLVEAFDRADQKAMLLESFRLGCPGKPVVAASGMAGFGPANTVVTRRRGRTFYLVGDGTSAAGPGEGLMAPRVGVAAHHQANAVLRLLIGLDAEGEDA, from the coding sequence ATGAAAGTATTTGTCAACGAACGCCCCGTCGACACGGAGGCTGCCAGCATCTTCGCCCTGCGCGACCAGCTCAAGCCGGATGCCGACATCGTCATCCGCAACGGCTTCCCGGTCGACAGCGACGCTCCTCTCCGCGAAGGCGACCGGGTGGTGCTGATCCGGCGCGGCGAAATTCCGCCGGCAGAGGAGCTCGAGGCGCTGCTGGTCGCCCGCCACACCCCCGGCGTCCACGAACGGGTGAAGAAGGCCTGCGTCGGCATCGCCGGCGTCGGCGGTCTCGGTTCGGCGGTGGCCGTCGCCCTGGCGCGGCTCGGCGTCGGCCGCCTCATCCTGGCCGATTTCGACATCGTCGAACCGAGCAACCTGAACCGCCAGCAGTACTTCATCGACCAGCTCGGCCTGCCCAAGGTGCAGGCGATGGAGCAGAACCTGCGACGGATCAACCCCTACGTCGCCATCGAGGGGCACCAGGTCAGACTGACGGCAAAGAACGTGCCACAGATTTTCGGCCAGGCGGATGTGCTGGTCGAAGCCTTCGACCGTGCCGACCAGAAGGCGATGCTGCTCGAAAGCTTCCGGCTCGGCTGCCCCGGAAAGCCGGTGGTCGCCGCTTCGGGAATGGCCGGCTTTGGGCCGGCCAACACCGTCGTCACCCGCCGGCGCGGCCGCACCTTCTACCTGGTCGGCGACGGTACCAGCGCCGCCGGGCCGGGAGAGGGACTGATGGCTCCCCGGGTCGGCGTGGCGGCCCACCACCAGGCCAACGCCGTGCTGCGCCTGCTGATTGGACTCGATGCCGAAGGAGAAGATGCATGA
- the glpK gene encoding glycerol kinase GlpK produces the protein MGKLILAIDQGTTGTTALLVDGDLHIRDRVNVEFPQHFPQPGRVEHDPEEIWTSVRAAVTGLLERADCRATDIAAIGITNQRETVLIWERESGRPCGNAIVWQDRRTADICDELKARGLEPLFRQRTGLVFDPYFSGTKLTWMLRQSPELAERAADGSLACGTIDSFLVWRLTGGRAHVTDVSNASRTLLLNLESLDWDMELADRLGIPLALLPEVRPSSQVYGTTCGLDFLPDGIPVAGMAGDQQAALFGQACFEPGDGKCTYGTGAFLLVNTGDRPVTSGSGLLTTVAWQIDGQTCYALEGSAFIAGAAVQWLRDGLGLIESSADIEALARQVPDSGGVVFVPALTGLGAPHWRPEARGGIFGLTRGTTRAHLARATLDGIALQIYELAAAMAEDLGEPLGEFRVDGGAAANDLLMQLQADLLRTDVVRPETIETTALGAALLAGLATGVWQGTEQIRQAWREERRFRPQMEDADRQRMLAGWRRAVGRV, from the coding sequence ATGGGCAAGCTGATTCTCGCCATCGACCAGGGAACGACCGGCACCACCGCCCTGCTGGTCGACGGCGACCTGCACATTCGCGACCGCGTCAATGTCGAATTCCCCCAGCACTTCCCGCAACCGGGCCGGGTCGAACACGACCCGGAGGAGATCTGGACCTCGGTCCGGGCCGCGGTGACCGGGCTGCTCGAACGCGCCGACTGCCGGGCGACCGACATCGCCGCCATCGGCATCACCAACCAGCGGGAGACGGTACTCATCTGGGAACGGGAAAGCGGCCGTCCCTGCGGCAACGCCATCGTCTGGCAGGACCGCCGCACTGCCGACATCTGTGACGAACTGAAGGCGCGTGGCCTCGAACCCCTCTTCCGCCAACGCACCGGGCTGGTCTTCGACCCCTACTTTTCCGGCACCAAGCTGACCTGGATGCTGCGACAGAGCCCGGAACTCGCCGAACGGGCCGCTGACGGCAGCCTGGCCTGCGGCACCATCGACAGCTTTCTCGTCTGGCGGCTGACCGGCGGGCGGGCGCATGTGACCGACGTCTCCAACGCTTCCCGCACCCTGCTGCTCAACCTGGAAAGCCTCGACTGGGACATGGAGTTGGCCGACCGGCTCGGGATTCCGCTCGCCCTGCTCCCGGAAGTGCGACCGAGTTCACAGGTCTATGGCACCACCTGTGGGCTCGACTTTCTGCCCGACGGCATCCCGGTGGCGGGGATGGCCGGCGACCAGCAGGCAGCCCTGTTCGGCCAGGCCTGCTTCGAGCCGGGGGACGGCAAATGCACCTACGGCACCGGCGCCTTCCTGCTGGTCAACACCGGCGACCGCCCGGTCACCAGCGGCAGCGGCCTGCTTACCACCGTCGCCTGGCAAATCGACGGCCAGACCTGCTACGCCCTGGAAGGGAGCGCCTTCATCGCCGGTGCCGCCGTCCAGTGGCTGCGTGACGGACTGGGGCTGATCGAAAGTTCCGCCGACATCGAAGCTCTGGCAAGACAGGTGCCCGACAGCGGCGGCGTGGTCTTCGTCCCCGCCCTGACCGGTCTCGGCGCCCCCCACTGGCGGCCGGAGGCGCGCGGCGGCATCTTCGGCCTGACCCGCGGCACCACCCGGGCGCACCTGGCCCGGGCTACCCTGGACGGAATCGCGCTGCAGATCTACGAACTGGCGGCGGCCATGGCCGAGGATCTGGGAGAACCGCTGGGCGAATTCAGGGTCGACGGCGGCGCGGCCGCCAACGACCTGCTGATGCAGCTGCAGGCAGACCTGCTACGGACCGATGTCGTACGGCCGGAAACGATCGAAACAACCGCCCTGGGCGCCGCCCTGCTGGCGGGGCTGGCGACGGGCGTCTGGCAGGGGACGGAACAGATCCGGCAGGCATGGCGGGAAGAACGCCGCTTCCGGCCGCAGATGGAGGATGCCGACCGGCAGCGGATGCTCGCCGGCTGGCGACGGGCGGTCGGCCGCGTCTGA
- a CDS encoding AAA family ATPase: MHRKLQNIFYEARDPQLTWDDIGGYADVKQTLKEMVCLPLQKPELIARHNLGLPAGVMMWGPLGTGITMLAEACASEAGVSFVYVSGQEMLGKHAELQEAFDTALHEAPCILFVSDCEWLAPRAGCDYEWSPGNRRAVPPTFADRELTRLFIEQVDRINRHPEVRLLGSCYRIDTVDQALIKEKKRFNRKVFVHPPELEDRLGMLDIYMDRMPNLAPGIDRRAIAEAAEGFVGWDIESLCKRATVNAIKADQEQVTAEHFRQALREVRPFLTPDMVKKYWEIRETDCPHHYEF; this comes from the coding sequence ATGCATCGCAAACTGCAGAATATCTTCTACGAAGCGCGGGATCCGCAACTGACCTGGGACGACATCGGCGGCTACGCCGACGTCAAGCAGACCCTGAAGGAAATGGTCTGCCTGCCGCTGCAGAAACCGGAGCTGATCGCCCGGCACAATCTCGGCCTGCCGGCGGGGGTGATGATGTGGGGACCGCTGGGAACCGGCATCACCATGCTGGCGGAGGCCTGCGCCAGCGAGGCCGGCGTCTCCTTCGTCTACGTGTCGGGGCAGGAGATGCTCGGCAAGCACGCTGAGCTGCAGGAGGCCTTCGACACCGCCCTGCACGAGGCGCCCTGCATCCTGTTCGTCTCCGACTGCGAATGGCTGGCGCCGCGGGCCGGCTGCGACTACGAATGGAGCCCCGGCAACCGGCGGGCGGTGCCGCCGACCTTCGCCGACCGCGAGCTGACCCGGCTCTTCATTGAGCAGGTAGACCGGATCAACCGGCATCCCGAAGTCAGGCTGCTCGGTTCCTGCTACCGCATCGACACCGTCGACCAGGCCCTGATCAAAGAGAAGAAACGCTTCAACCGCAAGGTTTTCGTCCATCCGCCGGAACTCGAAGACCGGCTCGGCATGCTCGACATCTACATGGACCGGATGCCGAACCTCGCCCCCGGCATCGATCGGCGGGCCATCGCCGAGGCGGCCGAGGGATTTGTCGGCTGGGATATCGAAAGCCTGTGCAAGCGGGCGACGGTCAATGCCATCAAGGCCGACCAGGAGCAGGTGACCGCCGAGCATTTTCGGCAGGCCTTGAGAGAGGTGCGCCCCTTCCTGACGCCCGACATGGTAAAAAAGTACTGGGAGATTCGGGAGACCGACTGTCCGCATCATTACGAGTTCTGA
- the thiS gene encoding sulfur carrier protein ThiS, whose product MNVIVNGKGMDVADGMTVTGLLGLLQLDASRVAVERNQNIVARADFDSTELLEDDRLEIVQFVGGG is encoded by the coding sequence ATGAACGTCATCGTCAATGGCAAGGGCATGGATGTCGCCGACGGCATGACCGTCACCGGCCTGCTCGGGCTGCTGCAGCTCGACGCCAGCCGGGTCGCCGTTGAACGCAACCAGAACATTGTCGCCCGGGCCGACTTCGACAGCACCGAACTGCTCGAAGACGACCGGCTCGAAATCGTCCAGTTCGTCGGCGGCGGCTGA
- the thiE gene encoding thiamine phosphate synthase, with protein sequence MPGPFYLISDRNCLAGKDLPAAVEQAVAGGVSMVQLREKDLADDELLRLARALRDATVRHEVPLLVNSRVDIALACRADGVHLGVHSPGLKQARKRLGPQALIGFSAHSIDEIRLAETIDADFVTFGPIFFTPSKQSYGPPLGLDALKRACAATELPVYALGGVDADSLADIRRTGAAGFACIRAVLDRAEPRQAASNLLRTWQAALSADA encoded by the coding sequence ATGCCCGGCCCCTTTTACCTGATCTCCGATCGCAACTGCCTTGCTGGCAAGGATCTGCCGGCGGCTGTCGAGCAGGCCGTCGCCGGCGGCGTCTCCATGGTGCAGTTGCGGGAGAAGGATCTGGCGGACGATGAACTCCTGCGGCTCGCCCGCGCCCTGCGCGACGCGACCGTCCGGCACGAGGTGCCATTGCTGGTCAACAGCCGGGTCGACATCGCCCTGGCCTGCCGGGCCGACGGCGTCCACCTCGGTGTTCATTCTCCGGGACTGAAACAGGCCCGCAAACGTCTCGGACCGCAGGCGCTGATCGGCTTTTCCGCCCACAGCATCGATGAAATCCGCCTGGCCGAGACAATCGACGCCGACTTCGTCACCTTCGGCCCGATTTTCTTCACCCCCTCCAAGCAGTCATACGGCCCCCCGCTCGGTCTTGACGCCCTGAAAAGAGCCTGCGCCGCCACCGAACTGCCAGTCTACGCCCTGGGCGGCGTCGATGCCGACAGCCTGGCCGACATCCGCCGGACCGGCGCCGCAGGCTTCGCCTGCATCCGCGCCGTTCTCGACCGCGCCGAACCGCGACAGGCCGCCAGCAACCTGCTGCGGACCTGGCAGGCCGCCCTCTCAGCGGATGCGTAG
- a CDS encoding phospholipase A, translated as MPLGGSNIGLYVQYWDGYGESLIDHGRSLTRVGLGLRIR; from the coding sequence CTGCCGCTCGGCGGCAGCAACATCGGTCTCTATGTCCAGTACTGGGATGGCTATGGCGAAAGCCTGATCGACCATGGCCGCTCGTTGACCAGAGTCGGTCTCGGCCTACGCATCCGCTGA
- a CDS encoding formylmethanofuran dehydrogenase subunit E family protein, whose translation MAVSIPDIYARLYARHGHRCPMSTLGARLAMVALAALEENGEELRGRYFTRTCAIDGVAEVTGLSEADGTLEIRPEGRHALRLERGWLAVEVELTQAAMQLAGEYRRFGYEIEAGWDDLDDEERRQRQARREAYLDELLPRLWQAPDEELVSFWREDEGA comes from the coding sequence ATGGCAGTTTCCATTCCCGACATCTACGCCCGGCTCTACGCCCGGCACGGGCATCGCTGCCCGATGAGCACGCTTGGTGCCCGGTTGGCGATGGTCGCCCTGGCGGCGCTGGAAGAGAACGGCGAAGAGCTGCGTGGCCGGTATTTCACCCGCACCTGCGCCATCGACGGGGTGGCGGAAGTGACCGGGCTGAGCGAGGCGGACGGCACCCTGGAGATCCGTCCCGAGGGGCGGCACGCCCTGCGCCTTGAGCGCGGCTGGCTCGCCGTCGAGGTCGAGCTGACGCAGGCGGCGATGCAGCTGGCCGGGGAGTACCGGCGTTTCGGCTACGAGATCGAGGCTGGCTGGGACGATCTCGACGATGAGGAACGTCGGCAGCGGCAGGCCCGGCGCGAGGCCTATCTCGACGAACTGCTGCCGCGGCTCTGGCAGGCTCCGGACGAGGAACTGGTGAGCTTCTGGCGGGAGGACGAGGGTGCCTGA
- the thiH gene encoding 2-iminoacetate synthase ThiH: MSFLDIIQRFDPQQVGADIMACSASDVERALGAERLSDADFMALLSPAAENHLEELARKASRITRRRFGNTILLYAPLYLSNECSNGCRYCGFSADNRLPRRTLAPDEIEAEARVLADQGFQHVLLLTGEAPRAAGVDYLEAAVRRVRPFFSSIGIEVFPMSRQDYARLIAAGVDSLTLYQETYNPELYAEMHPYGRKRDFAWRLEAPERGAAAGMRRIGIGSLLGLGDFRTDAFFTGLHGRYLARHYWRSLLTISFPRLRPADGGFQPRVPVGDRQFVQLICAMRLWLHDAGLVLSTRERAELRDNLLPLGITQMSAGSCTAPGGYAQGEHEGQQFAIDDDRSPAEFAAMLRRRGFDPVWKDWDAAFQPAAGKGAA, from the coding sequence ATGAGCTTTCTCGATATCATTCAACGCTTCGATCCGCAGCAGGTCGGGGCCGACATCATGGCCTGCAGCGCCAGCGACGTGGAGCGGGCCCTGGGGGCAGAACGGCTGAGCGACGCCGATTTCATGGCCCTGCTCTCCCCCGCGGCCGAAAACCACCTGGAAGAGCTCGCCCGGAAGGCCAGCCGGATCACCCGGCGCCGCTTCGGCAACACCATCCTGCTCTACGCCCCGCTCTATCTCTCCAACGAATGCAGCAACGGTTGCCGCTACTGCGGCTTCTCCGCCGACAACCGGCTGCCGCGCCGAACCCTGGCCCCGGATGAAATCGAGGCCGAAGCCAGGGTTCTGGCCGACCAGGGATTCCAGCACGTGCTGCTGCTGACCGGCGAGGCGCCGCGCGCCGCCGGCGTCGACTACCTCGAAGCCGCCGTACGCCGGGTACGTCCGTTCTTCTCGTCCATCGGCATCGAGGTCTTTCCCATGAGCAGGCAGGACTACGCCCGCCTGATCGCCGCCGGGGTCGATTCCCTGACCCTCTACCAGGAGACCTACAATCCGGAGCTCTATGCCGAAATGCACCCCTACGGCCGCAAGCGGGACTTCGCCTGGCGCCTGGAGGCGCCGGAGAGAGGCGCCGCCGCCGGCATGCGGCGCATCGGCATCGGCTCGCTGCTGGGGCTGGGGGATTTTCGCACCGACGCCTTTTTTACCGGCCTGCATGGGCGCTATCTCGCCCGGCACTACTGGCGTAGCCTGCTCACCATCTCCTTCCCCCGCCTGCGGCCGGCCGACGGCGGCTTTCAGCCGCGGGTGCCGGTCGGCGACCGGCAGTTCGTCCAGCTCATCTGTGCCATGCGTCTCTGGCTGCACGACGCCGGGCTGGTGCTGTCGACCAGGGAACGGGCCGAACTGCGCGACAACCTGCTGCCGCTGGGCATCACCCAGATGAGCGCCGGCAGCTGCACCGCTCCCGGCGGTTATGCCCAGGGGGAACACGAAGGCCAGCAGTTCGCCATCGACGACGACCGCAGCCCGGCCGAATTCGCCGCAATGCTGCGCCGCCGGGGATTCGATCCGGTCTGGAAGGACTGGGACGCCGCTTTCCAGCCGGCGGCCGGCAAGGGCGCCGCCTGA
- a CDS encoding permease: MPESLWARFADVVLTEIGRMWWIFLLSVLLVGLIKGYKLDLRIRDAVRRSGVIGIFIAIAVGMVSPLCACGILPVVISLAMIGTPLPPLLAILATSPTMGPDALLLTWRGLGGDWAVLKLVGSGVLGLAVGLATLLAQKKGWLGEDELKLRPVYREDGSLAPASEIGAAAGIRVRSMQVVPRDSRLRFIFDRSLDAASLTGRYLLLAILLEGVLVTLVPTAWIAGPLGHDSVWSPLVAAFVGLPLPANQIPVIPILAGLLDRGMDSAAAYTLLLAGPVSSLPAMAALAGIFRRRVLTLFLVVSLTVCVLLGLLLGLAG; the protein is encoded by the coding sequence GTGCCTGAGTCGCTGTGGGCCCGTTTCGCCGACGTGGTGCTGACCGAGATCGGTCGCATGTGGTGGATCTTTCTGCTGTCGGTGCTGCTGGTCGGCCTGATCAAGGGCTACAAGCTCGACCTGCGGATCCGCGACGCCGTACGCCGCAGCGGCGTGATCGGCATTTTCATCGCCATCGCTGTCGGCATGGTGTCACCCCTGTGCGCCTGCGGCATCCTGCCGGTAGTCATCTCCCTGGCGATGATCGGCACGCCGCTGCCGCCGCTGCTCGCCATTCTCGCCACCTCGCCGACCATGGGTCCGGACGCTCTGCTGCTGACCTGGCGCGGCCTGGGCGGCGACTGGGCGGTGCTGAAACTGGTCGGATCCGGCGTCCTCGGTCTGGCCGTCGGTCTGGCCACCCTGCTGGCGCAGAAGAAGGGCTGGCTCGGCGAGGACGAACTGAAGCTGCGGCCGGTCTACCGGGAGGACGGCAGCCTGGCGCCGGCCAGCGAAATCGGCGCCGCCGCCGGCATCCGCGTGCGCAGTATGCAGGTGGTGCCGCGTGACAGCCGGCTGCGCTTCATCTTCGACCGGAGTCTGGATGCGGCCTCGCTGACCGGCCGCTACCTGCTGCTGGCCATTTTGCTTGAGGGAGTGCTGGTGACCCTGGTGCCGACGGCCTGGATCGCCGGGCCGCTGGGGCATGACAGCGTCTGGTCGCCGCTGGTCGCGGCTTTTGTCGGCCTGCCGCTGCCGGCCAACCAGATACCGGTGATTCCGATCCTGGCCGGCCTGCTCGACCGCGGCATGGACAGCGCCGCCGCCTACACCCTGCTGCTGGCCGGACCGGTTTCGAGCCTGCCGGCCATGGCGGCTCTGGCCGGCATTTTCCGCCGCCGGGTGCTGACCCTTTTTCTGGTGGTCAGCCTGACCGTCTGCGTGCTGCTGGGTCTGCTGCTCGGGCTGGCGGGCTGA